From Callithrix jacchus isolate 240 chromosome 15, calJac240_pri, whole genome shotgun sequence, one genomic window encodes:
- the LOC118147804 gene encoding uncharacterized protein LOC118147804, whose amino-acid sequence METIVRHALEESEKASGITSVCLFRSLKEQRQESALSQQQARGQKWPVPAAAAWVGRPQKRRLTLSAQDWERLTGSHGEGREGCVRSAAGDTRSAFMGRWEEPPLMGVFCAFGNLESCTAVGRNEELLSQAREGKPGVRARSRATGQGRRDPAPGSPRPGLSRRPQGKLSPSLSRHTRLIGREICAACPVSVQRPLLRLRQH is encoded by the exons ATGGAAACAATTGTCAGGCATGCTTTAGAGGAAAGTGAAAAAGCATCTGGGATAACATCTGTCTGCTTATTCAGG TCGCTAAAGGAGCAGCGGCAAGAATCAGCTCTAAGCCAACAGCAAGCGCGCGGGCAAAAGTGGCCGGTTCCCGCAGCCGCCGCGTGGGTCGGCCGCCCGCAGAAGCGCCGTCTTACCTTGAGCGCGCAGGACTGGGAGAGGCTCACGGGCTCCCACGGAGAGGGCCGGGAAGGCTGCGTGCGATCCGCCGCAGGCGACACGCGCTCGGCTTTTATGGGCAGGTGGGAGGAGCCGCCCCTCATG GGTGTTTTCTGTGCATTTGGGAATTTGGAAAGCTGCACAGCGGTCGGGAGAAATGAAGAGCTCCTGAGCCAGGCAAGGGAGGGGAAGCCTGGCGTCCGAGCACGCAGCAGAGCCACAGGGCAGGGCAGGCGGGACCCGGCCCCAGGCAGCCCCCGGCCCGGCCTGTCCCGCCGCCCGCAGGGGAAACTCAGCCCGTCCCTCTCCCGGCACACAAGGCTTATTGGACGAGAAATCTGCGCTGCCTGTCCTGTGAGCGTCCAGAGGCCCCTCTTGAGACTTCGGCAGCATTGA